A region of Desulfatiglans anilini DSM 4660 DNA encodes the following proteins:
- the dctP gene encoding TRAP transporter substrate-binding protein DctP, whose amino-acid sequence MGKFAKAVSELSEGQIEIKLFGVGSIVPMEEVLNAVGQGTLEMALIAEGYWHKLVPVSEVAGLPFAFKNIYEAKYFMFDRGYSDLLKEGYAKHNVYHIPYEAYPVGLMTRKPVTKAEDLKGMKLRAYGVMAEWLTELGASTMYIPGGELYTALATGVVDGLHWGDAGPMYIMKFHEVLKNYMKPEPIVGGWNNLLINMDVWKRLTPVQQNIIETAAMAFGSSRSVDYTRVIAETSLHKMVAEWNVSVNTLPETEVEKMKAAAMVIWDKMAKKDPANAKAIDMMKELLKELGYIE is encoded by the coding sequence ATGGGGAAATTTGCGAAGGCTGTCTCGGAATTGTCCGAAGGGCAGATCGAGATCAAACTTTTCGGCGTTGGTTCGATCGTCCCCATGGAGGAGGTTTTGAATGCCGTTGGGCAGGGCACCCTGGAGATGGCCCTGATAGCCGAAGGGTACTGGCACAAGCTTGTTCCCGTGAGCGAGGTCGCTGGGTTGCCTTTCGCCTTCAAAAATATCTACGAGGCCAAATATTTCATGTTCGACAGAGGGTACAGTGACCTTCTGAAGGAGGGCTACGCAAAGCATAACGTTTATCACATCCCGTACGAGGCGTATCCGGTGGGTCTCATGACGCGGAAGCCGGTTACGAAGGCTGAGGATCTGAAAGGCATGAAGCTTCGCGCGTACGGTGTCATGGCCGAATGGCTGACGGAGCTGGGGGCTTCAACGATGTATATTCCGGGAGGTGAACTCTATACCGCTTTGGCGACGGGGGTCGTCGACGGGCTGCATTGGGGAGATGCAGGCCCCATGTACATCATGAAATTTCATGAGGTTTTGAAAAATTACATGAAACCGGAGCCCATCGTGGGGGGATGGAACAACCTCCTGATCAATATGGATGTCTGGAAGCGTTTGACTCCAGTGCAGCAGAACATTATCGAGACCGCCGCCATGGCGTTTGGCAGTTCCAGATCGGTTGATTATACGAGGGTCATCGCCGAGACATCGCTTCACAAGATGGTTGCGGAGTGGAATGTCAGCGTCAATACGTTGCCTGAGACCGAGGTTGAAAAGATGAAAGCTGCCGCCATGGTCATCTGGGACAAGATGGCGAAAAAGGATCCGGCCAATGCGAAAGCGATCGATATGATGAAAGAGCTCCTCAAGGAACTCGGTTACATCGAATAA
- a CDS encoding response regulator, whose product MARNQVLIVEDERKIAQILSDYLTAAGFTASILHRGDQVIAQVRREPPALILLDIMLPGMEGTDICREIRRFSAVPIIMITARVEEIERIVGLELGADDYICKPFSPREVVARVKAVLRRTRAEPGRSAPLEAGPIFLDEARREASAAGHPLNLTPSEFGLLKILMAQPGRVFSRNELINRVQGYAFDGYDRTIDTHIKNLRKKIAAGIPDQEVIRTVYGVGYKFSLEPEDL is encoded by the coding sequence ATGGCCCGGAACCAGGTTCTGATCGTAGAAGACGAGCGGAAAATCGCGCAGATCTTGTCGGATTACCTCACGGCGGCGGGGTTTACAGCCTCGATCCTGCACCGGGGCGATCAGGTGATCGCGCAGGTCAGAAGAGAGCCCCCGGCGCTGATCCTGCTCGATATCATGCTTCCCGGAATGGAAGGAACCGATATTTGCCGTGAGATCAGGCGATTCTCTGCGGTTCCGATCATCATGATCACCGCCAGGGTGGAGGAGATCGAGCGCATTGTCGGCCTGGAACTCGGGGCCGACGACTATATCTGCAAGCCGTTCAGCCCGCGTGAGGTCGTGGCACGGGTCAAGGCTGTGCTGCGCAGGACACGCGCCGAACCGGGCCGGTCCGCCCCGCTGGAGGCTGGCCCCATCTTCCTGGACGAGGCCAGACGCGAAGCGAGCGCGGCCGGACACCCCCTGAATCTCACCCCCAGCGAGTTCGGGCTCCTGAAGATTCTGATGGCGCAGCCAGGGCGCGTATTTTCCCGCAACGAACTCATCAACCGCGTTCAGGGCTACGCCTTCGACGGTTACGACCGCACCATCGACACGCACATCAAAAATCTCCGCAAAAAGATCGCCGCAGGGATCCCTGATCAGGAGGTGATCCGGACGGTCTATGGGGTTGGCTACAAGTTCAGCCTGGAGCCTGAAGACCTCTGA
- a CDS encoding AMP-binding protein encodes MENLSQKVWPPLVPKILQVEKPVSEYLREWAEFSPDRIALRFYGRDISYAELNESIDRFAQGLLALGLEKGDRVALFMQNCPQFVITYFGILRAGGVVVCLNPMFKQAELEYEISDAGSEILISLDSLYPEVEKIESQIQLKHVILTSLKDYMPSDPILPFPKDSLEREMTYKGAISFLDFIQNAPATPTNNITNLDDLALLQYTGGTMGLPKGAMLTHYNLSYACVGTVHWYRHRYDDVHLGVTPFFHIMGMQQLMCTPLISGGQIVVLTRFDAEVTARAIELYRCTYWVTATTSLIAFLETPGIERYDFGSLRCLWSGGTPISVEIQVKIKDLAPNAIIGEGYGLTECVSQGGAITPLLRYKPGFVGIPQLSQMKIVDLENGEKELAPGEEGEIVIKGPTVCAGYWNRPEETQLTFRNGWLYTGDIGMLDEEGYLKIVGRKKELIKCSGYSVFPSEVENLLFKLPAVADVAVVGVQDPYRGESPKAYIILKAEYKNKIDEKDVIAWCKENMATYKRPREVEFRDDLPRSAAGKILRRVLLEESKKI; translated from the coding sequence ATGGAGAACCTGTCGCAAAAGGTCTGGCCGCCACTCGTCCCGAAGATCCTGCAAGTCGAGAAACCGGTATCTGAATATCTTCGGGAGTGGGCCGAGTTTTCTCCTGATCGGATTGCGCTGAGATTCTACGGGCGGGATATCAGCTATGCAGAACTGAACGAGAGCATCGATCGGTTTGCTCAAGGTCTCTTGGCTTTGGGGCTCGAGAAAGGGGACCGCGTTGCCCTTTTCATGCAAAATTGTCCGCAATTTGTCATCACCTACTTTGGTATCCTCAGGGCCGGCGGCGTGGTTGTCTGCCTGAATCCCATGTTCAAACAGGCTGAACTGGAATACGAGATCAGCGATGCGGGAAGTGAAATTCTTATAAGCCTCGACTCTTTATATCCGGAAGTCGAGAAAATCGAATCGCAAATTCAACTGAAGCATGTGATTCTGACTTCACTGAAAGATTATATGCCTTCCGACCCTATTCTCCCTTTCCCTAAAGATTCTCTGGAAAGAGAAATGACCTATAAAGGTGCAATCAGTTTTCTGGATTTTATACAAAACGCCCCTGCAACCCCCACCAACAATATAACCAATCTCGATGATCTGGCCCTTCTGCAATATACTGGTGGAACCATGGGGCTGCCCAAAGGGGCCATGCTGACTCATTATAATTTATCCTATGCTTGTGTGGGCACCGTACATTGGTACAGGCACAGATACGACGATGTCCATCTGGGTGTGACGCCATTTTTCCATATCATGGGGATGCAGCAGTTGATGTGTACGCCGCTGATTTCCGGAGGGCAGATAGTCGTTTTGACGCGTTTTGATGCGGAGGTCACAGCGCGGGCGATTGAGTTGTATCGGTGTACGTACTGGGTGACAGCGACGACCAGTTTGATTGCCTTTCTCGAAACGCCCGGGATTGAACGATACGATTTCGGCTCTTTGCGATGCCTTTGGAGCGGGGGGACGCCGATCTCGGTTGAGATACAAGTCAAAATCAAGGATTTGGCTCCGAATGCGATTATCGGCGAAGGCTATGGATTGACGGAATGCGTGTCGCAGGGGGGCGCGATCACTCCGCTCCTTCGCTACAAGCCCGGCTTTGTAGGCATCCCGCAATTGAGTCAAATGAAGATCGTAGACCTCGAAAACGGCGAGAAAGAACTTGCCCCTGGAGAAGAGGGGGAAATCGTCATCAAGGGCCCGACGGTCTGCGCGGGATATTGGAACAGGCCCGAGGAGACGCAGTTGACCTTCCGCAATGGATGGCTTTATACGGGCGATATCGGAATGCTTGATGAAGAGGGTTATCTCAAAATTGTAGGAAGGAAAAAGGAATTGATCAAGTGCAGCGGCTATAGTGTTTTCCCGAGCGAAGTCGAAAATTTGTTGTTTAAATTGCCTGCAGTCGCAGATGTTGCCGTGGTCGGTGTTCAGGATCCTTACAGGGGTGAGAGCCCAAAAGCTTATATTATTTTGAAAGCGGAGTATAAGAACAAGATTGATGAAAAAGATGTCATCGCATGGTGCAAAGAGAATATGGCGACTTACAAACGGCCTAGAGAGGTTGAATTCCGAGATGATTTGCCTAGAAGTGCCGCTGGAAAGATATTGAGGCGGGTTTTGCTTGAAGAGAGTAAAAAAATATGA
- a CDS encoding ATP-binding protein, translating to MRLVYKTFFAFLATALAAVVMIAVLQVYLSHRFGDYINQAALETMDDLVTELADVYRVDGNWTAFTSEPDRWRATLRRFGSQSDPEPKERQGARPGEDLPEATAQEDKRLDETTGQRLPSPYRWMLKGLVLFDSDRKAVAGRLAGRDPATYAMREIRVDGVPAGWVGLPRRERPHTPLEADFRKAQSRAFLLVGGGVLLLVGLASLLFSKHILRPIGRLAKGTRSLADFDFDARIEVDTRDELGQLAEDFNRMADTLRKYEEMRRQWVADISHELRTPLAVLRGEIEALQDGIRKANRDTLQSLHAEIVRLGKMVDDLHLLSLADSQALMQHNAPVRPVEVLEKAAAGFLPLFDREGIGLSLDVQGCRDFVTQGDEHRLAQLYGNLLENTLRYTDAPGLLTITGREEGGQLLLCFEDTPPGVPEEALGRLFDRLYRVDKSRSRELGGSGLGLAICRQIVLAHGGAIRAEHSPAGGLLIRMTFPRAPKRAAGSAEKR from the coding sequence ATGCGATTGGTTTACAAGACATTTTTTGCCTTTCTGGCGACGGCCCTGGCGGCGGTGGTCATGATCGCCGTGCTCCAGGTCTACCTGTCCCACCGCTTCGGCGATTACATCAATCAAGCGGCCCTTGAAACAATGGACGACCTGGTCACCGAGCTGGCCGACGTCTATCGGGTGGATGGAAATTGGACGGCCTTCACGTCCGAGCCGGATCGCTGGCGGGCTACGTTGCGGCGCTTCGGCTCCCAGAGCGACCCTGAGCCGAAGGAGCGTCAGGGGGCGCGACCGGGAGAAGACCTGCCGGAGGCCACAGCGCAGGAGGACAAACGATTGGACGAGACGACGGGGCAGCGCCTGCCCTCGCCGTACCGCTGGATGTTGAAGGGGCTCGTCCTGTTCGATTCAGACCGCAAGGCGGTTGCCGGAAGGCTTGCCGGCCGCGACCCGGCGACCTATGCGATGCGTGAGATCCGCGTCGACGGGGTTCCAGCCGGGTGGGTGGGCCTGCCACGGCGCGAGCGTCCACACACCCCGCTGGAGGCCGACTTCAGAAAGGCGCAGTCAAGGGCATTCCTGCTGGTGGGGGGCGGCGTTCTCCTGCTCGTCGGGCTGGCTTCCCTGCTTTTCTCCAAGCACATCCTGAGGCCGATCGGCCGCCTGGCCAAGGGGACCCGTTCTCTTGCGGACTTCGATTTCGACGCGCGGATCGAGGTCGACACCAGGGATGAGCTTGGACAGCTCGCGGAGGACTTCAACCGAATGGCGGATACGCTCCGGAAATATGAAGAGATGCGCCGGCAGTGGGTGGCGGATATTTCCCACGAGCTGCGGACACCCCTGGCGGTCCTGCGGGGGGAGATCGAGGCTTTGCAGGACGGGATCCGGAAGGCGAACCGGGATACCCTTCAATCCCTGCATGCCGAGATCGTCCGCCTCGGCAAGATGGTGGACGATCTGCACCTTCTCTCGCTGGCCGATTCCCAGGCCCTGATGCAGCACAACGCCCCTGTTCGGCCGGTTGAGGTCCTGGAGAAGGCTGCCGCCGGCTTCCTGCCGCTCTTTGACCGTGAGGGCATCGGGCTCTCGTTGGATGTGCAGGGCTGCAGGGATTTTGTCACGCAGGGGGACGAACATCGTCTGGCGCAGCTTTACGGAAACCTCTTGGAAAACACCCTCCGCTACACGGATGCCCCCGGGCTATTGACGATTACGGGGCGGGAGGAGGGCGGTCAACTGTTGCTGTGCTTCGAGGACACCCCGCCGGGCGTTCCCGAAGAAGCCCTCGGGAGGCTTTTCGACCGCCTCTACCGGGTCGACAAATCCAGAAGCCGTGAACTGGGCGGGAGCGGCTTGGGCCTGGCTATTTGCCGTCAGATCGTCCTTGCTCACGGCGGTGCGATTCGCGCCGAGCACAGCCCGGCAGGCGGGCTGCTCATCCGCATGACCTTTCCGCGCGCTCCGAAGCGGGCGGCGGGGAGCGCTGAAAAGAGGTAG
- a CDS encoding efflux transporter outer membrane subunit: MMRTFHKPSGGSALGTVLLLIPAVLLLLPACAAVGPDYVRPEAASPAAWNTRLDEGLSPKTPDVPTLSQWWMTLEDPILCGLIDQGIARNLDIKTARARIREARAQLTAAGASLWPGVDTAGSATWSQGSENRGGGGTTELYSLGFDASWELDLFGGNRRTAEAASAELEAEEENLRDVLVTLLAEIALNYLDLRTVQARLRVTEENLTAQQETADLAQLRRQAGLTDELAVEQSRYNLESTRSQIPSLRTAIESAKNRLAVLTGSAPGELHRRLDAVEPVPAPPAEIAVGVPAETLRQRPDIRRAERSLAAQTARIGAATADLYPRLRLFGSIGLESLSAGNLFDARSLARSIGPSLSWPLFDAGAIRSNIEVQSALQEQALCQYEATVLGALEEVENALQAYQDELERKRTLARAVEAARKAVELSRIKYEAGLTDFVSVLEAERSHLGFEDQMAQSAGNVAADLVRIYKALGGGWDALASKEARGGNPS; encoded by the coding sequence ATGATGAGGACATTCCACAAACCGAGCGGCGGCAGTGCGCTTGGGACGGTCCTGCTGCTGATCCCGGCGGTTTTGCTCCTGCTCCCCGCGTGCGCCGCCGTGGGGCCGGATTATGTCAGACCCGAGGCCGCTTCGCCTGCCGCCTGGAACACCCGCCTCGACGAAGGCTTGAGCCCGAAGACCCCTGACGTTCCGACACTGTCGCAGTGGTGGATGACACTGGAAGATCCGATCCTCTGCGGCCTCATCGACCAGGGCATCGCCCGCAACCTCGATATCAAGACAGCACGAGCGAGGATACGCGAGGCCCGCGCCCAGCTCACCGCCGCCGGGGCCAGCCTGTGGCCCGGCGTCGACACGGCCGGCAGTGCTACCTGGAGCCAAGGCAGCGAAAACCGCGGCGGCGGGGGCACGACGGAGCTCTATAGCCTCGGCTTCGATGCCTCGTGGGAACTGGATCTTTTCGGCGGGAACCGCCGCACGGCCGAAGCCGCTTCAGCCGAACTGGAGGCCGAGGAGGAGAATCTCCGCGATGTCCTGGTCACGCTGCTGGCCGAGATCGCCTTGAACTACCTGGACCTGCGCACGGTTCAGGCAAGGCTCCGCGTAACGGAGGAAAACCTCACCGCGCAGCAGGAAACGGCGGATCTAGCCCAACTGCGCCGGCAGGCCGGATTGACCGATGAACTGGCGGTAGAACAATCCCGCTACAACCTGGAGAGCACCCGCTCACAGATCCCGTCGCTGCGCACCGCGATCGAGTCGGCCAAGAATCGTCTGGCCGTCTTGACAGGGTCTGCGCCCGGTGAACTTCACCGGAGGCTCGATGCCGTGGAACCGGTCCCTGCCCCGCCCGCCGAGATCGCAGTGGGGGTGCCGGCCGAAACCCTTCGCCAGCGGCCGGACATCCGACGCGCCGAGCGCTCCCTTGCGGCCCAGACGGCGCGGATCGGCGCCGCGACGGCGGATCTGTACCCGCGTCTCAGGCTCTTCGGGAGCATCGGACTCGAGTCCCTCTCGGCCGGGAACCTTTTCGACGCCCGCAGCCTCGCCCGCAGCATCGGCCCCAGCCTGAGCTGGCCCCTCTTCGATGCCGGAGCGATACGCAGCAACATCGAAGTGCAGTCAGCCCTTCAGGAGCAGGCTCTCTGCCAGTACGAAGCGACTGTCCTCGGCGCACTCGAGGAGGTCGAAAACGCCCTCCAGGCCTATCAGGACGAACTGGAACGGAAGCGCACCCTCGCGCGGGCGGTCGAGGCCGCCCGGAAGGCCGTCGAGCTTTCCCGGATCAAGTATGAGGCAGGGCTGACCGACTTCGTCAGTGTGCTCGAGGCTGAGCGTTCCCATCTGGGTTTCGAGGACCAGATGGCCCAAAGTGCCGGAAACGTCGCAGCCGACCTGGTGAGGATCTACAAGGCGCTGGGGGGAGGGTGGGATGCCCTTGCCTCCAAGGAAGCACGGGGTGGAAATCCTTCATGA
- a CDS encoding 3-hydroxyacyl-CoA dehydrogenase family protein — protein MKIGRIGIVGCGVMGSGIAQLCAQRGHSVIVSEASEATLAKGMERIRSALSRLVEKGKLSQSDKSETLGRIVSTSRWEGFDACDLVIEAVTEDLELKKHIFEMLDRICPEKTILATNTSVLSVIEIAKVTSRPHQVLGTHFLTPPDIIPLLELVRTLKTDPEIVRRMAAFGEHIGKKVVVSNDRPGFIVNRILTAILLNAVRLLDEGVAGKEDIEAAVKTGLGLPMGPFELMDLIGLDTLALGTDAMFRELNDPQYACPVRIRRMVSAGWLGRKSGKGFYEYDV, from the coding sequence ATGAAAATAGGCAGAATCGGCATCGTCGGATGCGGGGTCATGGGATCTGGGATTGCGCAGCTATGCGCGCAGAGAGGGCATTCCGTCATTGTCTCCGAAGCGAGCGAGGCAACTCTTGCCAAAGGCATGGAGCGCATACGTTCAGCTTTGTCCCGACTCGTTGAGAAGGGCAAGTTATCCCAGTCAGACAAATCCGAGACCCTCGGAAGGATCGTCAGTACCAGTCGATGGGAAGGATTTGATGCCTGTGACCTCGTGATCGAGGCGGTGACCGAGGACCTTGAACTCAAGAAACACATTTTCGAGATGCTGGATCGTATTTGTCCAGAGAAAACGATCCTGGCCACCAACACGTCGGTCTTGTCCGTCATCGAGATCGCAAAAGTGACTTCGAGGCCTCATCAGGTGCTGGGGACGCATTTTCTGACGCCCCCTGACATCATTCCACTGCTGGAACTTGTGAGGACGCTGAAGACGGATCCCGAGATTGTGCGCAGGATGGCAGCCTTTGGCGAACACATCGGGAAAAAGGTGGTGGTCTCGAACGATCGTCCGGGCTTTATCGTCAATCGCATTCTGACCGCGATTCTCCTGAACGCGGTCCGTTTACTGGATGAAGGGGTCGCAGGCAAAGAAGACATCGAAGCCGCGGTCAAAACCGGCTTGGGGCTCCCCATGGGGCCGTTCGAGCTGATGGACCTGATCGGCCTGGATACCCTCGCTCTGGGCACAGATGCCATGTTTCGTGAATTGAACGATCCGCAGTATGCCTGTCCGGTCAGGATCAGACGTATGGTCAGTGCGGGGTGGCTGGGACGGAAGTCCGGAAAAGGTTTCTACGAATATGACGTCTGA
- a CDS encoding SDR family NAD(P)-dependent oxidoreductase has translation MKLKDRVAIVTGASRGIGRAIAAGFAKEGANVVVAARSANQKHERLPGTIYETAEEVEKHGRRALPVQCDVTDENSVQAMVDAALKEFGRIDILVNNAGVAFYFPVVETPLRKWEIVIDVNLKGVFLCSKAVLSSMIERRSGSIINISSLAADERDEGTVPTGVAYAVAKAAVDRFTWGLATEVGKHNIAVNCIKPKNVVSTEGMRFWVPEKDRQGWEPPDRMVKCAVFLAAQHAGSVTGTVATDHELCAWHGL, from the coding sequence GTGAAACTTAAGGATAGAGTCGCCATTGTGACAGGCGCCAGCCGGGGGATCGGCAGGGCAATCGCAGCGGGTTTTGCCAAAGAGGGTGCGAATGTGGTCGTGGCTGCGCGGAGTGCGAACCAGAAGCATGAAAGGCTTCCCGGTACTATCTATGAAACCGCTGAAGAGGTCGAGAAGCACGGTCGCCGCGCATTGCCCGTTCAATGCGATGTGACGGACGAGAACAGCGTCCAGGCGATGGTCGATGCGGCGCTCAAGGAATTCGGGCGCATAGACATCCTTGTGAACAATGCCGGTGTGGCATTCTATTTTCCAGTTGTGGAGACGCCTCTCAGGAAATGGGAGATCGTAATCGACGTCAACCTGAAGGGCGTCTTTCTGTGCAGCAAGGCCGTGCTCTCTTCGATGATCGAGAGGCGGAGCGGATCGATCATCAATATCTCTTCGCTCGCCGCCGACGAGCGGGATGAAGGCACCGTCCCGACAGGCGTGGCCTATGCCGTAGCGAAGGCTGCGGTCGATCGGTTTACATGGGGTCTGGCTACGGAGGTTGGAAAGCACAATATAGCCGTCAATTGCATTAAACCCAAAAATGTCGTCAGCACCGAGGGGATGCGTTTCTGGGTGCCGGAAAAGGATCGGCAAGGCTGGGAGCCGCCGGACAGAATGGTGAAATGCGCCGTTTTTCTGGCAGCACAGCATGCAGGTTCGGTTACAGGGACTGTCGCGACGGATCACGAGCTATGTGCGTGGCACGGCTTATAA
- a CDS encoding TetR/AcrR family transcriptional regulator: protein MSKKSDSFERCWEGHIEELIKISAKKASAVESKHRQIVEGACRVFFKKGFHPTSMREIAEAAGMSMGQMYHYISSKDDVLFLIHKHMQTSWYQRLTDAEIEEIDDATKKLESALKESLVFIVENKDLIQFIYTESKYLAKNHLKVVLEMDNRNVVEYWRDLIRNASKQQAIDIDIDFSANLIAYIVVFLALRGWNLKSRPVRDSVEFMVDFSFKGLGLSRPRTL from the coding sequence ATGAGCAAGAAAAGCGATTCTTTCGAGAGATGTTGGGAAGGCCATATTGAAGAGTTGATCAAGATTTCGGCCAAGAAAGCCAGTGCGGTCGAATCAAAGCATCGTCAGATAGTTGAAGGTGCATGCCGTGTATTTTTCAAGAAGGGCTTTCACCCGACATCGATGCGGGAAATCGCGGAAGCCGCGGGAATGTCTATGGGACAAATGTATCATTATATATCGTCCAAAGACGACGTTCTCTTTCTGATTCACAAGCATATGCAGACGTCATGGTACCAGAGGTTGACAGATGCCGAGATTGAAGAAATTGACGATGCAACAAAGAAGCTTGAATCGGCTCTGAAAGAATCTCTAGTATTTATTGTTGAAAATAAGGATCTGATTCAGTTTATTTACACGGAAAGCAAATATTTGGCAAAAAACCATTTGAAAGTTGTACTAGAGATGGATAATCGCAATGTCGTTGAATATTGGCGTGATCTCATCAGGAATGCGTCAAAACAGCAAGCAATTGATATAGATATTGATTTTTCTGCCAATTTGATTGCCTATATTGTTGTATTTTTAGCCCTCAGAGGTTGGAATCTAAAAAGCAGACCGGTAAGAGATTCGGTCGAGTTCATGGTAGATTTTAGTTTCAAAGGCCTTGGGCTGTCACGGCCGAGGACGCTGTAA
- a CDS encoding 4-hydroxyphenylacetate 3-hydroxylase N-terminal domain-containing protein has translation MAIKTPQEYIESLKDGRVVYCNGEKVPDVTEHPVLKVCRDWVAMDYVLNNDPRFQDLLTDVNEDGERVSFALMPQRTKEDLLRLREVVKLWARVCFGKPPGAKFVAKDGLNALTVVSRRVDTKYGTHYAENVEAYRRHLQQNDLAFAMGLTDTKGDRSLRPHQQEHPDYYVHIVEEREDGIVVSGAKTHISQAPLCNEILIAPCRAMTENDKAYAVAFGVPVNAEGLTLVSAEPEIAADTNLFDHPIAGSVFINDATILFDRVFIPNDRIFLKGEWEFAGQVAYMFANFHRLSAETYKAMELELFTGAATLMAEYNGIEKAPHVREKLTWLVMYTEAVEVLGRAACEYCNAESDSDLVYPNPMYANICKFYFADNWHQATKYIQDIAGGIVATCPSAKDFFHPEIHEVLKKVLGGKAGIPTEDRLRMVKLVRDLTSSYEDVLTIHAEGSLEAQKLSILVLGDMKRYKAAAMRAAGIKNPDRHPVFDSLPQFPPEL, from the coding sequence ATGGCAATCAAGACACCCCAGGAGTACATCGAGAGCCTCAAGGACGGGCGGGTTGTATATTGTAACGGCGAAAAGGTGCCGGATGTGACCGAACACCCGGTTTTGAAGGTCTGCAGGGACTGGGTGGCCATGGACTATGTGTTGAATAATGATCCCCGGTTCCAGGACCTGTTGACCGATGTCAACGAGGACGGGGAAAGGGTGAGTTTTGCCCTGATGCCGCAGCGCACGAAGGAGGACTTGCTGCGTCTGCGCGAGGTCGTCAAACTGTGGGCGAGGGTATGTTTCGGCAAGCCCCCTGGTGCGAAATTCGTGGCCAAGGACGGCCTCAATGCGTTGACGGTCGTAAGCAGGAGGGTCGACACAAAGTACGGTACGCACTACGCGGAAAATGTCGAAGCCTACCGGAGACACCTTCAACAAAACGATCTGGCGTTCGCAATGGGGCTGACGGATACCAAAGGGGATCGGAGTCTTCGTCCGCATCAGCAGGAACACCCCGATTATTATGTGCATATCGTGGAAGAGCGGGAGGACGGCATCGTCGTCAGCGGAGCGAAAACGCACATCAGCCAGGCACCGCTCTGCAATGAAATCCTGATCGCACCCTGTCGTGCCATGACAGAAAACGACAAGGCCTATGCCGTGGCATTCGGTGTGCCAGTGAACGCCGAGGGCCTGACGCTCGTTTCGGCGGAGCCGGAGATTGCCGCAGATACGAACCTCTTCGATCATCCGATTGCCGGGAGCGTCTTTATCAACGACGCCACGATCCTTTTTGACCGCGTTTTTATTCCGAATGATCGAATTTTTCTTAAAGGGGAGTGGGAATTCGCTGGCCAAGTGGCCTACATGTTCGCCAATTTCCACCGCCTCAGCGCCGAGACTTATAAGGCGATGGAACTCGAACTCTTCACCGGCGCCGCGACGCTCATGGCGGAGTACAACGGCATAGAAAAGGCGCCCCACGTTCGGGAGAAATTGACTTGGCTGGTGATGTACACAGAGGCGGTAGAAGTTCTGGGACGGGCTGCATGCGAATATTGCAACGCCGAGTCCGATTCGGACCTGGTCTACCCGAACCCTATGTATGCCAACATCTGCAAATTTTATTTTGCGGATAACTGGCATCAGGCCACCAAATACATTCAGGATATCGCCGGTGGGATCGTGGCTACTTGTCCTTCCGCAAAGGATTTCTTCCATCCTGAGATTCACGAGGTGCTCAAAAAGGTGCTCGGCGGGAAAGCAGGAATCCCTACGGAAGACAGACTCCGCATGGTGAAGCTCGTCCGGGATCTCACTTCTTCCTACGAAGATGTCCTCACGATCCACGCCGAGGGTTCTCTGGAGGCACAGAAGCTGTCGATCCTGGTCCTTGGCGATATGAAGCGTTACAAGGCGGCCGCCATGCGGGCAGCAGGCATAAAGAACCCGGATAGACATCCGGTCTTCGATTCCCTTCCGCAATTTCCACCTGAATTGTAG